Proteins encoded in a region of the Bacillus sp. T3 genome:
- the rapZ gene encoding RNase adapter RapZ, with the protein MSTGATNETQMVIITGMSGAGKTVAIQSFEDIGFFCVDNLPPTLLPKFLELMKESENKMNKVALVMDLRGREFFDSLFKALDELSETSWVTPQILFLDADDSTLVRRYKETRRFHPLAPSGLPLEGIKLERELLEELKGRAQLIYNTSLMKPKDLREKILTEFSVNKQTIFTVNVMSFGFKHGIPIDADLVFDVRFLPNPHYIEAMRPKTGLDDDVSSYVLKWNETHKFLEKVTELLAFMLPHYKREGKAQLVIAIGCTGGQHRSVALAEHIGHFFEGDYQTRISHRDIDKRKEKIT; encoded by the coding sequence ATGAGTACAGGTGCAACGAATGAAACCCAAATGGTCATCATCACAGGCATGTCAGGAGCAGGAAAAACAGTAGCCATTCAAAGCTTCGAAGATATAGGTTTTTTCTGTGTCGATAACCTACCGCCTACTTTGTTACCCAAGTTTTTAGAGCTGATGAAGGAGTCAGAAAACAAAATGAATAAAGTAGCGTTAGTAATGGACTTAAGAGGTAGAGAATTTTTTGATTCCCTTTTTAAGGCATTAGATGAGCTAAGTGAAACCTCTTGGGTAACTCCACAAATTTTGTTCCTTGATGCCGATGATTCCACTCTTGTTCGCCGATACAAGGAGACGCGACGGTTTCATCCATTGGCACCATCAGGTCTTCCTTTAGAAGGGATAAAGCTCGAACGTGAATTATTAGAGGAATTAAAAGGCAGAGCCCAATTAATTTATAATACATCGCTAATGAAACCGAAGGATCTTCGTGAGAAAATCTTAACCGAATTTTCAGTCAACAAGCAGACGATTTTTACTGTTAATGTTATGTCTTTCGGTTTTAAGCATGGAATCCCGATTGATGCAGACCTTGTTTTTGATGTCCGTTTTCTCCCAAATCCTCACTATATTGAAGCAATGCGTCCAAAAACAGGTCTTGATGATGATGTTTCAAGCTATGTTTTAAAATGGAACGAAACCCATAAATTTTTAGAGAAAGTAACTGAACTGCTTGCTTTTATGCTCCCGCACTATAAGCGAGAAGGAAAAGCCCAACTGGTGATTGCTATCGGCTGCACTGGAGGTCAGCATCGCTCTGTTGCTTTAGCTGAACATATTGGACATTTTTTTGAAGGGGATTATCAAACCCGTATTAGTCACCGCGACATTGATAAAAGGAAGGAAAAAATAACATGA
- the hisF gene encoding imidazole glycerol phosphate synthase subunit HisF, whose amino-acid sequence MLTKRIIPCLDVKDGRVVKGIQFVQLRDAGDPVDLARFYDEQGADELVFLDISASHEGRKTMTEVVKSVASELAIPFTVGGGINSLEDMKRILRAGADKVSLNTAALLNPEIINEGASFFGSQCIVVAIDAKYDAELGSWRVFTHGGRNATEWEVIQWAKEAVSRGAGEILLTSMDCDGEKAGFDLALTKAVSEAVHVPVIASGGAGNAEHFVDAFVKGKADAALAASIFHYKETSVTEVKGFLRERGVVVR is encoded by the coding sequence ATGCTAACGAAAAGAATTATTCCGTGTCTGGATGTAAAAGATGGACGGGTTGTAAAAGGAATTCAATTTGTGCAGCTACGTGATGCGGGTGATCCAGTTGACTTAGCTCGATTTTATGATGAACAAGGGGCTGACGAGCTTGTTTTCCTAGACATTTCAGCCTCCCATGAAGGTCGAAAAACGATGACTGAAGTGGTAAAATCGGTTGCTTCTGAGCTTGCGATTCCGTTCACCGTTGGCGGTGGAATCAATTCATTAGAAGACATGAAGCGGATTTTACGAGCTGGAGCAGATAAGGTTTCACTAAATACCGCAGCACTATTGAACCCTGAAATTATTAATGAAGGAGCGAGCTTTTTCGGCTCGCAATGTATTGTGGTGGCGATTGATGCCAAATACGATGCAGAGCTTGGCTCATGGCGCGTTTTCACACATGGTGGTCGTAATGCGACTGAGTGGGAAGTAATACAATGGGCAAAGGAAGCGGTTAGCCGTGGTGCTGGTGAAATTCTGTTAACAAGTATGGATTGTGATGGTGAGAAAGCGGGATTTGACCTCGCTTTAACCAAAGCTGTTAGTGAAGCGGTACACGTCCCAGTGATCGCCTCTGGTGGTGCTGGAAATGCCGAGCACTTTGTGGATGCATTTGTAAAAGGAAAAGCGGATGCTGCGTTAGCGGCGTCGATTTTTCACTATAAAGAAACCTCCGTCACTGAGGTTAAAGGGTTTTTAAGGGAAAGAGGAGTGGTTGTGCGATGA
- the ppaX gene encoding pyrophosphatase PpaX has product MNNSINTVLFDLDGTLIDTNDLIISSYLHTLEQYFPNQYKREDVLPFMGPSLKEVFGAMNPEKEEEMIQTYRTFNLANHDLLVKEFEGVYETVKILKEKGYKLGIVTTKMLNVVKMGLELSRLAPFFEVVVAIDHVKKIKPDPEPILLALKQLDAKPEEAIMIGDNYHDILGGQNAGTKTAGVAWSLKGRETLESYKPDYMLENMRDLLPILGV; this is encoded by the coding sequence ATGAACAATAGCATTAACACAGTTTTATTCGACTTAGATGGAACATTAATCGATACAAATGACTTAATAATTTCTTCTTATTTACATACACTTGAACAATATTTTCCAAATCAATATAAGCGAGAGGATGTCCTCCCATTTATGGGACCTTCCTTAAAGGAAGTATTTGGCGCAATGAATCCTGAAAAAGAGGAAGAAATGATTCAAACGTATCGTACGTTTAATTTGGCAAATCATGATTTGCTGGTAAAGGAATTTGAGGGTGTATATGAAACAGTAAAGATCCTGAAGGAAAAGGGTTATAAGCTTGGGATTGTGACAACAAAAATGTTAAACGTCGTAAAAATGGGATTAGAGCTCTCAAGACTGGCACCATTTTTTGAGGTGGTCGTGGCAATTGATCATGTGAAAAAAATAAAGCCAGATCCAGAACCAATATTATTGGCACTTAAGCAGTTAGACGCAAAACCAGAAGAGGCGATTATGATTGGCGATAACTATCATGATATTTTAGGTGGTCAAAACGCTGGTACGAAAACTGCTGGAGTAGCTTGGTCGTTAAAGGGAAGAGAAACATTAGAATCGTATAAGCCTGATTACATGTTGGAGAATATGCGCGACCTTCTGCCGATTCTTGGGGTATAA
- a CDS encoding 8-oxo-dGTP diphosphatase produces the protein MQRVTNCVLIKENKILLLQKPRRGWWVAPGGKMERGESVKDSCIREFREETGIYLKNPNIKGIFTFIMVDGDKVLSEWMMFTFVATDAEGPTLHESDEGKIAWHDLDQINNLPMAEGDHHIIEYMIHGKGIIYGTFTYTPDFKLMAYRLDPS, from the coding sequence ATGCAAAGGGTCACAAATTGTGTATTAATAAAGGAAAATAAAATCCTTCTTTTGCAAAAACCTCGTCGTGGCTGGTGGGTGGCACCTGGTGGAAAAATGGAGCGCGGTGAATCGGTAAAGGACTCTTGCATCCGAGAATTTCGAGAAGAAACTGGGATTTATTTGAAAAACCCCAATATTAAGGGGATTTTTACATTTATCATGGTTGATGGTGATAAAGTTCTTTCAGAATGGATGATGTTTACCTTTGTTGCTACCGACGCAGAAGGCCCTACACTCCACGAATCAGATGAAGGGAAAATTGCCTGGCATGATTTGGATCAAATTAACAACCTGCCAATGGCTGAAGGAGACCACCATATCATCGAATATATGATTCATGGAAAAGGAATCATATATGGGACATTTACATACACACCGGATTTTAAGTTAATGGCATATCGACTGGATCCGAGCTAA
- the hisH gene encoding imidazole glycerol phosphate synthase subunit HisH: MIGIIDYGMGNLFSVSKALERLNVPYFISENKEELLAADALLLPGVGAFRDAIQRLNETGLSDMIRAYVTSGKPLLGICLGMQLLFEESEEGGLTTGLGILPGKVVRFTGHTKGGLSYKVPHMGWNKLTYLHPSPILKDIAEDYVYFVHSYHVDTDEQDVVIAEAEYDVKVPAVVGRENVYGMQFHPGKSSKLGMELLRNFTELAVERSQV, encoded by the coding sequence ATGATCGGAATCATAGATTACGGGATGGGCAATTTGTTCAGTGTCAGTAAGGCACTTGAACGCCTAAATGTTCCCTACTTTATTTCTGAAAATAAAGAAGAGCTGTTGGCAGCAGATGCCCTGCTTTTACCAGGTGTTGGTGCATTTCGAGATGCAATCCAACGCTTAAACGAAACAGGCCTCTCGGATATGATTCGCGCATATGTCACAAGCGGAAAACCATTACTTGGAATTTGCTTAGGTATGCAGCTCCTATTTGAAGAAAGTGAAGAAGGTGGTTTAACGACTGGACTTGGCATATTACCTGGTAAAGTCGTGCGTTTTACTGGTCACACAAAGGGTGGTTTGTCCTATAAAGTCCCTCATATGGGCTGGAACAAGCTTACATATCTGCATCCTTCTCCAATTTTAAAGGATATTGCCGAGGACTATGTTTACTTTGTCCACTCTTATCATGTTGACACAGACGAGCAAGATGTGGTTATCGCTGAGGCTGAATATGATGTTAAGGTTCCAGCTGTGGTCGGGCGCGAAAATGTATACGGCATGCAGTTCCATCCTGGAAAAAGCAGCAAGCTCGGAATGGAGCTTTTGCGAAACTTTACCGAGTTAGCAGTTGAAAGGAGTCAGGTCTGA
- a CDS encoding YvcK family protein yields the protein MTTSRQPRIVIIGGGTGLPVLLRGLKQYPVDITAIVTVADDGGSSGRLRDDLHIPPPGDVRNVLAALSDVEPLIEEMFQHRFKTKNELSGHSLGNLILAAMTSITGNFVHAIQEMSKVLNVHGKVLPAANHGVVLHAELEDGTIVSGESKIPFSGKKIKKVFLTPKRIKALPESVAAIYQADLLIIGPGSLYTSILPNLLVPELGKAVCATQAKKVYICNLMTQAGETLDYTASDHVKAIYDHMNCRFIDTILVNNKPIPKEIQERYQKEYAEPVYFDVPNLLELGVELLEDEFICLQAGAIRHDTNKVAEILFSLLEHETK from the coding sequence ATGACTACAAGTCGACAACCTAGAATTGTCATCATAGGCGGTGGAACAGGGTTACCTGTTCTACTGCGGGGGTTGAAACAATATCCTGTTGATATCACAGCTATTGTAACGGTTGCCGATGACGGTGGGAGCTCTGGGAGATTGCGTGACGACCTACATATCCCGCCACCAGGGGATGTTCGCAATGTTTTAGCTGCGTTGTCAGATGTTGAACCACTGATTGAAGAAATGTTTCAACACCGATTTAAGACTAAAAATGAGCTTTCAGGTCACTCCTTAGGGAATTTAATCCTCGCTGCAATGACATCTATAACAGGGAATTTTGTTCATGCTATTCAAGAAATGTCCAAAGTCTTAAATGTTCACGGTAAGGTATTACCTGCAGCTAATCATGGTGTTGTTTTGCACGCTGAACTAGAAGATGGTACGATTGTATCCGGTGAATCAAAAATCCCCTTTTCGGGCAAAAAAATTAAAAAAGTATTTTTAACTCCAAAAAGAATCAAGGCCCTTCCTGAATCAGTAGCGGCTATTTACCAAGCAGATTTACTCATAATAGGTCCGGGAAGCCTTTACACAAGTATTCTGCCGAATCTGCTAGTTCCGGAGCTAGGGAAAGCAGTTTGTGCCACACAGGCAAAAAAGGTTTATATCTGTAATTTGATGACACAAGCTGGCGAGACATTGGACTATACAGCAAGTGATCACGTAAAAGCGATTTACGATCATATGAATTGCAGGTTTATCGATACGATTCTCGTTAATAATAAACCGATACCTAAGGAGATACAGGAGCGGTATCAAAAGGAATATGCTGAACCTGTTTATTTCGATGTACCAAATCTGTTAGAATTGGGTGTTGAATTGCTTGAGGATGAATTTATTTGTCTTCAAGCAGGTGCGATCCGCCATGATACGAACAAAGTGGCAGAAATATTATTTTCTTTACTAGAACATGAAACAAAATAG
- the lgt gene encoding prolipoprotein diacylglyceryl transferase: MEESIQPLNPIAFSLGPLQVHWYGLIIGAGLALALWLAIREADRRGLPKDTFPDLMLWAIPIAIISARIYYVIFQWDYYSSHPGDIVKIWNGGIAIHGALIGSVATAYVFSKKNHLSFWKIADIAAPSIILGQAIGRWGNFMNQEAHGGEVTRAFLENLHLPEFIVNQMYINGAYYHPTFLYESVWDLVGFFLLIGLRKVNLRRGEIFLSYMVWYSIGRFFVEGLRTDSLMLTENLRMAQMISIGLIALAVVLFVYRKKSGLAKVHYLEKEN, from the coding sequence ATGGAAGAAAGTATTCAACCGCTTAATCCGATTGCTTTTTCACTTGGACCGCTTCAGGTGCATTGGTACGGATTAATCATCGGTGCAGGGCTTGCGCTTGCGCTATGGTTGGCGATTCGCGAGGCAGATAGAAGAGGTTTACCGAAAGATACCTTTCCTGATTTGATGCTGTGGGCCATTCCAATTGCGATTATCAGTGCTCGTATTTATTATGTTATTTTTCAATGGGATTACTATTCTTCCCACCCAGGCGATATTGTCAAAATTTGGAATGGTGGGATTGCCATTCATGGTGCACTAATTGGTTCGGTGGCCACTGCCTACGTTTTTTCCAAAAAGAATCATTTATCCTTTTGGAAAATTGCTGATATTGCCGCTCCAAGTATTATTTTAGGCCAGGCTATTGGAAGATGGGGAAACTTTATGAACCAAGAGGCACATGGCGGAGAGGTCACCCGTGCCTTTTTAGAGAACTTGCATTTACCTGAATTTATTGTTAATCAAATGTATATTAACGGTGCCTATTATCACCCTACATTTTTATATGAATCTGTTTGGGATTTAGTCGGCTTTTTCCTTTTAATCGGGCTGAGAAAAGTGAATCTGCGCCGTGGAGAGATTTTCTTAAGCTATATGGTGTGGTATTCGATTGGTCGCTTTTTTGTCGAAGGATTACGGACAGACAGTTTGATGCTGACCGAAAATTTAAGGATGGCTCAAATGATTTCGATTGGTTTAATTGCTCTAGCTGTTGTTCTTTTCGTATACCGCAAAAAAAGTGGCTTAGCTAAAGTGCATTATTTAGAGAAAGAAAATTAA
- a CDS encoding tetratricopeptide repeat protein — protein MSKDSKATKQKAKILSFVPTAEYYFTKGVKAYNRRDFHKAKKYFLRALQLEPGEPMITCQLAVLYTEMGEYQQSNRLLHSVLDELDEELYECHYFLANNYAHLGLFKDAHHHAKLYMQLEPYGEFVEDTEDLLQLLTLEAEELEDDDFYEHDDLIVQQEQARNLLESGHFPKAIEVLTSIIENYPEYWSAYNNLALAYFYLGEVEQAFEILNDVLQKNPGNLHAMCNRLVFAYYQQDRQEVNQLKSVLEKIKPLSIDHQYKLGTTFALIKEYELAYTWLRKLHKHGYEGEGAFFYWLAYAAYFTGHESLAQSVWKQVLEHNPEKEGFEPWSEDKEKYSGFEEHVPSIMKKFDSQFVEERLFAIFLTSVSNQKDEILSKVLRKNNKNFSSLEREYLSCIKEDDADYAKHFSAHETAELLYQYHQPIGSVESGLYLMWFTVYVKILNEELSLKNKQAWAAAVEYVWLHLRNEKITQASLASKYNLSPATLQKYVKSVKNLLV, from the coding sequence ATGAGTAAAGACTCTAAAGCGACAAAGCAAAAAGCAAAAATTCTATCATTCGTCCCAACGGCAGAGTACTATTTTACAAAAGGTGTAAAAGCTTATAATCGTCGGGATTTTCATAAAGCAAAAAAATACTTCCTTCGTGCGCTTCAGTTAGAGCCAGGTGAACCGATGATTACCTGTCAGCTTGCTGTTTTGTATACAGAAATGGGTGAATATCAGCAATCTAATCGCCTTCTCCATTCAGTATTAGATGAATTGGATGAAGAGTTGTATGAGTGTCATTATTTCTTAGCGAATAACTACGCTCATCTTGGATTGTTTAAAGATGCCCATCACCATGCGAAGCTGTATATGCAGCTTGAGCCTTACGGTGAGTTTGTGGAGGATACGGAGGATTTACTTCAACTGCTCACACTCGAGGCAGAAGAATTAGAAGATGACGATTTTTATGAGCATGATGATTTAATTGTTCAACAAGAGCAAGCAAGAAACCTGCTTGAATCAGGCCATTTTCCAAAGGCAATTGAGGTATTAACATCGATTATTGAAAATTATCCTGAATATTGGTCTGCCTACAACAACCTAGCCCTTGCTTATTTTTATCTAGGTGAAGTAGAGCAAGCATTCGAGATTCTTAATGATGTGTTGCAAAAGAACCCGGGTAATTTGCATGCTATGTGTAATCGGTTAGTATTTGCATACTACCAGCAAGATCGGCAGGAAGTAAATCAGCTTAAGTCCGTGCTTGAAAAAATCAAGCCGCTATCGATTGACCATCAGTATAAATTAGGGACCACCTTTGCCTTGATTAAGGAGTATGAGCTAGCCTATACGTGGTTACGGAAGCTGCATAAGCATGGGTATGAAGGGGAGGGCGCCTTTTTTTATTGGTTAGCCTATGCGGCTTACTTTACTGGTCATGAAAGTTTAGCCCAAAGCGTTTGGAAGCAGGTGCTCGAGCACAATCCTGAAAAGGAAGGCTTTGAGCCGTGGAGTGAGGACAAGGAGAAATATAGCGGTTTTGAAGAGCATGTTCCTTCTATTATGAAGAAGTTCGATAGTCAATTTGTCGAGGAAAGGCTTTTTGCCATTTTCTTAACATCTGTATCGAATCAAAAAGATGAGATATTATCAAAGGTTCTTCGTAAAAATAATAAAAATTTCTCAAGCCTTGAAAGAGAGTACCTGTCCTGCATTAAAGAAGATGATGCTGATTATGCAAAGCACTTTTCTGCTCATGAGACAGCAGAACTTTTATACCAGTATCATCAACCAATTGGTTCTGTGGAATCTGGTTTGTACCTAATGTGGTTTACAGTTTATGTGAAAATCTTAAATGAAGAGTTGTCGTTAAAAAATAAACAAGCGTGGGCTGCAGCTGTTGAATATGTTTGGCTCCATCTGCGCAATGAAAAAATTACCCAAGCAAGTTTAGCAAGCAAATATAATCTATCGCCAGCAACGCTTCAAAAGTATGTGAAATCCGTGAAGAACTTACTGGTATAG
- the hisIE gene encoding bifunctional phosphoribosyl-AMP cyclohydrolase/phosphoribosyl-ATP diphosphatase HisIE, translating to MNIEEIKFDEKGLVAAIVQDIATKEVLTLAYMNKESLEKSLETGETWFYSRSRQELWHKGATSGNTQKIHEIKFDCDKDALLVLVEPAGPACHNGTDSCFVESLYTSDAVVPSLTDYQILLTLEKVIKDREENRPEGAYTTYLFEKGVDKILKKVGEEAAEVIIAAKNRSHEELKWEASDLLYHLLVLLREQKLPFAEILNVLETRHK from the coding sequence ATGAATATAGAAGAAATCAAGTTTGATGAGAAGGGGCTAGTTGCCGCCATCGTTCAAGATATCGCGACAAAGGAAGTCCTCACGCTTGCTTATATGAATAAGGAGTCTTTAGAAAAATCACTAGAAACTGGTGAAACGTGGTTTTACAGTCGCTCACGTCAAGAGCTTTGGCATAAGGGAGCAACGAGCGGCAATACGCAGAAAATCCATGAAATAAAGTTTGACTGTGACAAGGATGCGTTATTAGTCTTAGTAGAACCAGCAGGTCCAGCGTGTCACAATGGTACGGATAGCTGTTTTGTTGAAAGTCTATATACAAGTGATGCTGTTGTTCCAAGTCTAACCGATTATCAAATCCTATTGACGTTAGAAAAAGTCATTAAAGATCGTGAAGAAAATCGCCCAGAAGGTGCCTATACGACTTATTTATTCGAAAAAGGCGTCGATAAGATTCTTAAAAAGGTCGGAGAGGAAGCAGCAGAGGTCATCATCGCTGCTAAAAATCGAAGCCACGAGGAGCTTAAATGGGAAGCATCCGATTTACTCTACCACCTGTTAGTACTACTAAGGGAGCAAAAGCTACCATTTGCAGAAATCTTGAACGTGCTTGAAACACGTCATAAATAG
- a CDS encoding ATP phosphoribosyltransferase regulatory subunit, translated as MFEKPLGMRDTLPELYETKQRVKRKLEEEMKGWGYQFIETPTLEYFETVGQASAILDQTLFKLLDQQGHTLVLRPDMTAPIARVAVSKLLNELPLRLASSANLFRAQQREGGRPAEFEQIGVELIADETLSADAEVISLMVSSIKAAGLKDFRISVGHIGFVQELFLQILGTEERAKTLTKFLYEKNYVGYSEHVKALPLSSIDKQRLYDLLQLRGGSEIIEKAYGLIENEAGRKAIEQLRQLWDIVTDYGVESYVKFDLTLINHMSYYTGILFELYAGKVGFPLGSGGRYDKLLEKFGKKTGATGFAVRVDRLLEALGQLEKPDPIVCILFSEERRKEAFQLATQKRALGEQVVLQDISGVKNVDSLTNKFADTVFLLGKQERGSVQ; from the coding sequence ATGTTTGAAAAGCCGCTAGGAATGAGAGATACGTTACCAGAATTATATGAAACAAAACAACGCGTAAAAAGGAAATTAGAAGAAGAAATGAAGGGTTGGGGCTATCAATTTATTGAAACACCGACACTTGAATATTTTGAAACGGTCGGTCAAGCCTCAGCGATATTGGACCAAACATTGTTTAAATTATTGGATCAACAGGGACATACCTTAGTGCTACGTCCGGATATGACTGCGCCAATTGCTCGTGTTGCCGTCTCGAAACTATTAAACGAGCTGCCGCTTCGCCTTGCCAGTTCAGCAAACCTTTTCCGCGCACAGCAGCGTGAAGGTGGCAGACCGGCTGAGTTTGAACAAATCGGTGTTGAATTAATTGCTGATGAAACGTTGAGTGCTGATGCAGAGGTCATCTCCCTAATGGTATCGTCAATTAAGGCCGCTGGGTTAAAGGATTTCAGAATTTCTGTTGGCCATATTGGATTTGTGCAAGAGCTATTTCTACAAATACTAGGCACAGAAGAAAGAGCCAAAACGTTAACGAAATTTTTATATGAAAAAAATTATGTAGGCTACAGCGAGCATGTAAAGGCATTACCACTTTCTTCTATTGATAAGCAACGCTTGTATGATTTATTGCAGCTCCGTGGTGGTTCAGAGATTATTGAAAAAGCATACGGCCTAATAGAAAACGAAGCAGGTCGAAAAGCAATTGAGCAGCTTCGCCAATTATGGGACATTGTTACTGACTATGGTGTTGAATCGTATGTAAAATTTGACTTAACCTTAATCAACCACATGAGCTATTACACAGGTATTTTATTTGAATTATATGCGGGCAAAGTCGGCTTCCCACTTGGAAGTGGCGGACGTTACGATAAGCTTTTAGAAAAATTCGGGAAGAAAACAGGTGCAACAGGCTTTGCCGTTCGTGTTGATCGTCTGCTTGAAGCGCTTGGTCAACTTGAGAAGCCGGATCCAATTGTTTGTATCCTCTTTAGTGAAGAAAGACGCAAGGAAGCTTTTCAATTAGCTACCCAAAAACGAGCGCTAGGAGAACAGGTTGTATTACAAGACATTAGTGGTGTGAAAAATGTAGATTCTTTAACTAATAAATTTGCAGATACAGTATTTCTGCTTGGAAAACAAGAAAGGGGGTCTGTCCAATGA
- the hisG gene encoding ATP phosphoribosyltransferase: MSTMLTIAMPKGRIFEEASDLLRKAGFQLPPEFEDSRKLIIDVPEENFRFILAKPMDVPTYVEHGVADLGIAGKDVMLEEERDVYELLDLQISKCYLAVAGLPDTEMNNVAPKIATKYPNVAAAYFRQQGEQVEVIKLNGSIELAPIIGLADRIVDIVSTCRTLVENGLVEYEQIVSITSRLIVNPVSYQIKDERIRELVERLSEVIEA, from the coding sequence ATGAGTACGATGTTAACAATCGCCATGCCAAAGGGAAGAATTTTTGAAGAAGCATCTGACTTACTCAGAAAGGCGGGCTTCCAGCTTCCACCAGAATTTGAGGATTCTCGCAAGCTCATTATTGATGTTCCGGAGGAAAATTTCCGCTTTATTTTGGCTAAACCGATGGATGTTCCAACCTATGTTGAGCATGGTGTTGCCGATTTAGGGATTGCAGGTAAAGATGTTATGCTTGAAGAGGAACGCGATGTATATGAATTGTTAGATTTACAGATTAGTAAATGCTATCTTGCGGTTGCCGGATTGCCAGACACGGAGATGAACAATGTTGCGCCGAAAATTGCCACAAAATATCCGAATGTTGCGGCAGCTTACTTCCGCCAACAAGGTGAACAAGTAGAAGTGATCAAGCTGAACGGTTCGATTGAATTAGCGCCTATTATTGGCTTAGCCGACCGAATTGTTGATATCGTCTCTACCTGCCGTACCCTAGTCGAAAATGGGTTAGTTGAATATGAGCAAATCGTAAGTATTACGTCAAGGTTAATCGTTAATCCTGTTAGCTATCAAATTAAGGATGAACGAATTCGCGAATTAGTGGAGCGCTTAAGTGAAGTGATTGAAGCTTAA
- a CDS encoding acyltransferase — MRNTKRYPVEGANSLWQVYKTVSFWKVAKNFVIIQMARYTPFMSVKNWLYRTFLRMKVGEKTSFALMVVPDVMFPEMITVGSNSIIGYNTTLLAHEYLIKEYRLGPVIIGNEVMVGANSTILPGITIGDGAIVAAGTLVHKDVPAGAFVGGNPMRIIREQSPSTSPR; from the coding sequence ATGCGAAATACGAAGCGATATCCTGTTGAGGGAGCAAACTCTTTATGGCAGGTGTACAAAACGGTTTCATTTTGGAAGGTAGCGAAAAACTTCGTTATTATCCAAATGGCCCGTTATACACCATTTATGAGTGTAAAAAATTGGCTTTACCGGACATTTCTGCGCATGAAGGTAGGCGAGAAAACCTCGTTTGCGCTCATGGTTGTTCCGGATGTTATGTTTCCGGAAATGATTACGGTTGGAAGCAATTCGATCATTGGCTACAACACAACCCTTCTAGCTCACGAATATTTAATTAAAGAATATCGGCTTGGTCCTGTTATCATCGGCAATGAAGTGATGGTCGGGGCCAATTCGACTATTTTACCTGGTATTACGATTGGTGACGGAGCAATCGTCGCAGCTGGCACACTCGTCCACAAAGATGTCCCAGCGGGAGCTTTTGTCGGCGGAAACCCGATGCGCATAATAAGGGAACAGTCCCCCAGCACATCACCGCGGTAA
- the hisA gene encoding 1-(5-phosphoribosyl)-5-[(5-phosphoribosylamino)methylideneamino]imidazole-4-carboxamide isomerase codes for MSFTIYPAIDMRGGKCVRLLQGDYGKETIYGDSPFEMAKQFAEAGASWIHMVDLDGAKDGKRVNDTFVIEAAQNLNAKVQIGGGIRTEADIAHYLERGVERVIIGSIAVSNPEFAIEMIRKYGAHIAVGIDAKNGYVATHGWLNTSELKAVELGKRFADAGAETFIFTDIATDGMLSGPNVNAVTEMAVETKKSVIASGGVSSLADLTTLKALVEKGVSGAIVGKALYEGRFSVRQALEEVRA; via the coding sequence ATGAGCTTTACAATTTACCCAGCGATTGATATGCGAGGCGGAAAATGCGTGCGCCTCCTTCAAGGTGACTATGGTAAGGAAACGATCTACGGTGATTCACCGTTTGAAATGGCAAAACAGTTTGCCGAAGCAGGGGCTTCATGGATTCATATGGTTGACCTTGATGGAGCAAAAGATGGCAAGCGTGTCAATGATACGTTCGTGATTGAGGCCGCGCAAAACCTAAATGCAAAGGTGCAAATCGGCGGTGGTATCCGAACAGAAGCTGACATTGCTCACTATTTGGAGCGCGGTGTTGAGCGTGTCATTATCGGAAGCATCGCTGTATCAAATCCTGAGTTTGCGATTGAAATGATTCGCAAGTATGGGGCCCATATTGCTGTTGGAATTGATGCGAAAAATGGTTATGTTGCAACACACGGCTGGTTGAATACCTCAGAGCTAAAGGCGGTTGAGCTTGGAAAACGCTTTGCAGATGCAGGAGCAGAGACCTTTATTTTTACCGATATTGCGACAGATGGCATGCTTTCAGGTCCAAATGTTAATGCAGTGACAGAAATGGCTGTTGAAACGAAGAAAAGCGTCATTGCATCTGGTGGTGTTAGTTCATTAGCAGATTTAACGACACTAAAGGCATTAGTTGAAAAAGGAGTGTCTGGGGCGATCGTCGGCAAGGCTCTGTATGAAGGACGCTTTTCCGTTCGACAAGCTTTAGAAGAGGTGAGAGCATAA